In Vicia villosa cultivar HV-30 ecotype Madison, WI unplaced genomic scaffold, Vvil1.0 ctg.002536F_1_1, whole genome shotgun sequence, the following proteins share a genomic window:
- the LOC131639123 gene encoding protein LEAD-SENSITIVE 1: MGLLSNRVSRESLKAGDHIYSWRTAYIYAHHGIYVGDNKVIHFTRRGQEVGTGTVLDVLLTSSGPARSREICPNCTTSQDEHGVFVSCLNCFLSGGVLYRFEYAVSPTLFLAKARGGTCTLAVSDNNDIVVHRAKYLLENGFRCYNIFKSNCEDFAIYCKTGLVVVDGGTIGQSGQAVSIIGGPLAAVLSTPLRLVTTNVYGMAATAVGVYCASRYAADIGMRSDVVKIQVEDLTSRLNIGLLQVVEPQFSMNLAPQSTQIISQ; the protein is encoded by the exons ATGGGACTACTATCCAACAG GGTAAGTAGGGAGAGCCTGAAAGCAGGAGATCATATTTATTCTTGGAGGACTGCGTATATATATGCTCATCACG GTATTTATGTTGGTGATAACAAAGTCATCCACTTCACCAGACGAGGACAAGAAGTAGGAACGGGTACCGTGCTTGATGTTCTCCTCACCAGTTCTGGCCCGGCCAGATCTCGAGAAATTTGCCCAAATTGCACAACATCACAAGATGAGCATGGTGTCTTTGTCTCATGCCTGAATTGCTTTCTATCCGGTGGTGTCTTATATCGTTTTGAGTACGCTGTCTCCCCAactctcttcctagcaaaagcACGCGGTGGAACATGCACTCTTGCAGTCTCTGACAACAACGACATCGTAGTCCACCGAGCTAAATATTTACTCGAAAACGGCTTCCGTTGCTATAACATATTCAAGAGCAACTGTGAAGACTTCGCAATTTATTGCAAGACCGGACTCGTGGTTGTCGATGGAGGAACAATCGGGCAGAGTGGTCAGGCAGTTTCCATTATAGGTGGACCTCTTGCTGCTGTTCTATCTACGCCTCTTCGTCTAGTAACCACAAACGTGTATGGAATGGCGGCAACTGCGGTCGGTGTTTACTGTGCAAGTAGGTATGCCGCGGACATCGGAATGAGGAGTGATGTGGTGAAAATACAAGTGGAAGATTTGACAAGTAGGTTGAATATTGGTTTACTGCAAGTTGTTGAGCCTCAATTTTCAATGAACCTTGCACCTCAATCTACTCAGATTATTAGTCAATAA
- the LOC131639124 gene encoding uncharacterized protein LOC131639124 → MPQGDYMDRWKRDYGQRLDHEERERKKIARNVHKHSKTAQKTLGIKGKMLTKKNYAEKAQMKRTLAMHEESTSRRKSDDNVQEGAVPAYLLDRENTTRAKILSNTIKQKRKEKAGKWDVPLPKVRPVAEDEMFKVVRTGKRKTKQWKRMVTKATFVGPGFTRKPPKYERFIRPTGLRFTKAHVTHPELKCTFNLEIIGVKKNPNGPMYTSLGVITKGSIIEVNVSELGLVTPAGKVVWGKYAQVTNNPENDGCINAVLLV, encoded by the exons ATG CCTCAAggagattatatggaccgttggAAACGGGACTATGGCCAACGTCTCGATCACGAAGAGCGCGAACGCAAGAAGATTGCTCGTAATGTTCATAAGCACTCTAAAACTGCCCAGAAG ACTCTGGGTATTAAGGGTAAGATGCTTACAAAGAAAAATTATGCTGAAAAAGCTCAGATGAAGAGGAC TTTGGCCATGCATGAAGAGTCAACATCCAGGCGCAAGTCTGATGATAATGTTCAGGAAGGAGCTGTTCCTGCATATCTTTTGGATCGTGAAAACACGACCAGAGCAAAG ATTCTCAGCAACACCATTAAGCAAAAGAGAAAGGAGAAGGCTGGGAAATGGGATGTTCCTCTACCTAAG GTACGTCCCGTGGCTGAAGATGAAATGTTCAAAGTTGTCCGCACTGGTAAAAGAAAGA CCAAGCAATGGAAGAGGATGGTTACAAAAGCTACATTTGTTGGACCTGGTTTTACTAGAAAACCCCCAAAATATGAGCGTTTCATTCGTCCTACTGGATTGCGGTTCACTAAAGCTCATGTCACTCATCCAGAACTTAAATGCACATTCAATCTAGAGATTATTGGAGTGAAGAAAAACCCTAATGGCCCTATGTACACCTCTCTTGGTGTCATTACCAAGGGATCTATAATTGAG GTGAATGTTAGTGAACTTGGTTTGGTTACACCTGCAGGGAAAGTTGTGTGGG GTAAATATGCCCAGGTTACCAACAACCCCGAAAATGATGGTTGTATAAATGCTGTTCTACTTGTTTAA